Proteins from a genomic interval of Bradyrhizobium sp. G127:
- a CDS encoding CoA-binding protein — MNIMQREQDSAERLRPLIDPSSIAIYGASANLMRLGGVPIALLKMHGFAGPILPINPKYSEIDGLKCFPSIESLPHPVDLIVVAVGAEEVVPVLREAARKGIRAAVIYAAGFAEAGDDEGISLQNELVGCANELGLVVAGPNCMGFGNLDNHSYSTFTAIFRNTEPPKAPRTVGLVTQSGSMCSAIYAAGRELDVKFNVVINTGNEACVEFSEYLQYLSDRPETRAIVGYVEGIRDGRRFRKVAEAMQARGQLLALLKVGDTPSGASAAKAHTGAVAGDPAIYQAGFERLGVIQGRDILHLGDIAYLAQFLRRRSIGPSAAVMTISGAVGAVLSDLFVRCGVRMAALSGEAQKTLQTGIPRYGSVQNPIDFTGSIVNSGAFVGEAVRAALQSPDVGFATFYAPGFMIDRFCESLKQAASETTKLVSIVATGEVARRLELEEAGIPVFMDLTRAAQALSSVATWTESKKRLELAESELRLHRDQALALDRLQLVQEGSEFTGERAVHLLEKLGVLDGNARLGQTGGKPFAVVLHNDPVFGLVATVQFRSGWGTETAHVVLPATKAMAECSLASAATDASKADCELVASVVEALSACFVPLERHVGMVQLDCTVIDSMWVVHDAVLKFV, encoded by the coding sequence ATGAATATCATGCAGCGAGAACAGGATTCAGCCGAGCGTCTCAGGCCGCTGATTGATCCCTCATCCATCGCGATATACGGAGCGTCCGCCAATCTGATGCGATTGGGTGGCGTTCCGATTGCGCTGCTCAAGATGCATGGATTCGCCGGCCCGATACTTCCCATTAATCCCAAATACAGCGAAATTGACGGCCTTAAATGCTTCCCGAGCATTGAGAGTCTTCCGCATCCGGTCGATTTGATCGTCGTCGCTGTCGGCGCGGAGGAGGTGGTTCCGGTCCTTCGTGAGGCTGCTCGCAAGGGCATTCGCGCTGCGGTTATCTACGCGGCCGGCTTTGCAGAGGCGGGTGATGATGAAGGCATCAGCCTGCAGAACGAGCTTGTAGGATGTGCGAATGAACTTGGCCTGGTTGTCGCCGGCCCGAACTGCATGGGTTTTGGTAATCTCGACAATCACTCATACAGCACATTCACGGCCATATTCCGAAATACCGAGCCGCCAAAGGCGCCGCGTACTGTCGGGCTGGTGACGCAAAGCGGCAGCATGTGCTCAGCCATTTACGCAGCGGGCCGCGAGCTCGATGTAAAATTTAACGTCGTGATCAATACGGGAAACGAAGCCTGCGTCGAATTCTCGGAATACCTTCAATACCTCTCAGATCGCCCGGAGACGCGCGCGATCGTCGGCTATGTCGAAGGCATTCGGGACGGCCGGCGATTCCGCAAGGTGGCGGAAGCAATGCAGGCCCGGGGCCAGTTGCTCGCTCTCCTCAAAGTCGGAGACACGCCGAGCGGCGCTTCCGCAGCTAAAGCTCATACAGGCGCTGTCGCTGGCGACCCCGCAATATATCAGGCCGGCTTCGAGCGCCTGGGCGTCATTCAAGGCCGAGACATCCTGCATCTCGGCGATATTGCCTATCTCGCCCAATTCCTTCGGCGCAGATCCATTGGCCCAAGCGCGGCGGTGATGACGATCTCCGGCGCTGTTGGCGCAGTCTTGTCGGACCTCTTCGTGAGGTGCGGAGTGAGAATGGCTGCGCTCAGCGGCGAGGCGCAGAAAACGCTCCAGACGGGAATTCCCCGTTACGGATCGGTGCAAAATCCAATCGATTTCACGGGCAGCATCGTGAACTCGGGAGCCTTTGTCGGCGAGGCCGTGCGAGCCGCCCTCCAGTCTCCTGATGTCGGATTCGCGACGTTCTATGCACCGGGTTTCATGATCGATCGATTTTGCGAGAGCCTCAAACAGGCTGCTAGCGAAACAACAAAGCTGGTTTCGATCGTTGCGACCGGCGAAGTCGCCAGAAGGCTGGAACTGGAAGAGGCGGGCATTCCCGTTTTCATGGATCTGACGCGGGCGGCGCAGGCTCTTTCGAGTGTGGCGACATGGACCGAATCAAAGAAGCGACTGGAGCTGGCTGAATCAGAACTACGCCTGCATCGCGATCAGGCGCTTGCGTTAGATCGGTTGCAGCTGGTTCAGGAGGGGAGTGAGTTCACCGGCGAACGCGCGGTTCATCTGCTGGAAAAGCTGGGCGTGCTCGATGGTAATGCCCGCCTTGGACAGACGGGTGGAAAGCCCTTCGCGGTCGTCCTTCACAATGATCCAGTCTTTGGACTCGTGGCAACGGTTCAATTCCGATCGGGCTGGGGCACTGAAACCGCGCACGTTGTGTTGCCGGCAACAAAGGCGATGGCGGAATGTTCGCTGGCCAGCGCAGCGACAGATGCTTCAAAGGCCGATTGCGAATTGGTCGCATCAGTGGTCGAGGCGCTGTCAGCGTGCTTCGTTCCGCTTGAGCGGCATGTTGGCATGGTCCAGCTCGATTGTACCGTCATCGACTCGATGTGGGTCGTGCATGACGCAGTTCTGAAGTTCGTCTGA
- a CDS encoding NADPH:quinone oxidoreductase family protein, whose product MKAVLCTDWGLPETLTVQAVADLQPGDGEVVVEVHAAGVNFPDALIIQRKYQFQPDLPFSPGGEVAGVIRAIGPNVRDWKIGDRVIGSSTWGGFAEQAMIKAERLVPIPDEMDFTAASAFVLAHGTSLHGLKDRAHLVAGETLLVLGAAGGVGIAAIEIGKAMGARVIAAASSEDKLEFCRQHGADATINYSTEDLRDRLKVLTDGVGPDVIYDPIGGSYSETAFRTIAWGGRHLIVGFASGEVPKLPLNLPLLKSASVVGVFLGSFLRRGPSVVKEHMRHLMEMYTTGKIKPSITKVYSLEEAHLALRDVMERRVMGKVVLVPR is encoded by the coding sequence ATGAAAGCTGTTCTGTGTACCGACTGGGGACTTCCCGAAACCCTGACAGTTCAAGCCGTTGCAGATCTGCAACCGGGCGACGGCGAGGTCGTTGTTGAAGTCCATGCCGCCGGCGTCAATTTTCCGGACGCCCTGATCATCCAGCGCAAATACCAGTTTCAGCCGGACCTCCCGTTTTCCCCGGGCGGCGAAGTGGCTGGGGTTATTCGCGCCATTGGGCCAAATGTCCGCGACTGGAAGATCGGTGACCGAGTGATCGGCAGTTCGACCTGGGGCGGGTTCGCAGAGCAAGCCATGATCAAGGCGGAGCGACTGGTCCCGATTCCCGATGAGATGGATTTTACAGCCGCCTCCGCGTTCGTTCTCGCGCACGGGACAAGCCTTCATGGGCTAAAAGACAGGGCGCATCTCGTTGCCGGCGAAACGCTTCTCGTGTTGGGCGCGGCAGGAGGCGTCGGAATTGCCGCAATCGAGATCGGGAAAGCAATGGGCGCGCGGGTCATCGCCGCGGCATCGAGCGAAGATAAACTGGAGTTCTGTCGCCAGCATGGCGCAGATGCCACCATCAACTACAGCACCGAGGACCTCCGCGACCGCCTCAAAGTGCTGACCGACGGCGTGGGGCCTGATGTCATTTATGATCCGATCGGAGGCAGTTATTCAGAGACGGCCTTTCGCACGATTGCCTGGGGGGGCCGCCATCTCATCGTCGGATTTGCGTCGGGCGAAGTGCCTAAGCTGCCCCTCAACTTGCCTTTGTTGAAAAGCGCATCCGTGGTCGGCGTGTTTCTTGGATCATTCCTCAGGCGAGGACCATCTGTTGTGAAGGAGCATATGCGCCATCTCATGGAGATGTACACCACGGGAAAGATCAAGCCATCGATCACCAAGGTATACTCTCTGGAGGAGGCTCATCTCGCGCTGCGCGACGTCATGGAGCGCCGTGTCATGGGTAAAGTTGTGTTAGTCCCGCGCTAG
- a CDS encoding ABC transporter ATP-binding protein: MTDAITLQSVCKSFGAARILDDLSLSVAQGERHALIGPNGAGKSTTFNIISGHIRPTSGEVKIFGQSVVGWRPYAINRNGLSRSFQVTNVFPNLSVWENVRCALLWPLGYRYAFWKNIDGLSDVHDRAWQILESLNLTARRDVSAGLLTYAEQRALEIGITIAGGADVILLDEPTAGMSHAETAQIVHLIRRLTENKTLLIVEHDMSVVFGLADRISVLVYGKVIASGTPNEIRNDPRVKEAYLGEEAA; the protein is encoded by the coding sequence ATGACCGATGCAATCACGTTGCAATCCGTCTGTAAGAGCTTCGGAGCAGCGAGAATTCTGGACGATCTCAGTCTGTCGGTTGCCCAGGGCGAGCGGCATGCCTTGATCGGACCGAACGGTGCGGGGAAGTCGACAACATTCAACATCATCAGCGGGCATATTCGGCCGACGTCGGGAGAAGTGAAAATCTTCGGGCAATCCGTTGTTGGGTGGCGACCCTATGCCATCAACAGAAATGGCCTGTCCCGAAGTTTTCAGGTCACGAACGTTTTTCCAAATCTAAGTGTTTGGGAGAACGTTCGGTGCGCTCTCTTGTGGCCGCTTGGCTATCGATATGCCTTCTGGAAGAACATCGACGGTCTTTCCGATGTTCATGATCGTGCGTGGCAGATACTGGAAAGTCTCAACCTCACGGCACGGCGGGATGTCTCGGCGGGGCTGCTGACTTACGCGGAACAACGCGCGCTTGAGATCGGAATCACCATTGCCGGCGGTGCGGATGTCATATTGCTGGATGAGCCGACGGCCGGAATGAGCCATGCAGAAACGGCTCAGATCGTGCACCTCATTCGCCGTCTGACCGAGAATAAAACGCTGCTTATTGTCGAGCACGACATGAGCGTCGTTTTCGGCCTCGCTGACAGAATATCGGTGCTTGTGTATGGTAAAGTCATCGCGAGTGGGACCCCGAACGAGATCCGGAACGACCCTCGCGTGAAGGAAGCCTATCTCGGAGAGGAGGCGGCATGA
- a CDS encoding RidA family protein, whose protein sequence is MSKEPLVLNKGYEKKVPFSLGVVASGRMLYTAGITSRNADGDVVGEGDIRAQVAQCFANLADVLAAAGATFSQIIKYTIFVTDIDVFNNETRDVRFPFFVDRPAATLVEVRRLIDPRMMVEVEAVACLD, encoded by the coding sequence ATGTCAAAAGAACCTTTGGTCCTGAATAAGGGTTATGAAAAGAAAGTCCCATTTTCGCTGGGCGTCGTTGCGTCGGGGCGCATGCTTTATACGGCAGGCATAACATCCAGAAACGCGGACGGCGATGTTGTCGGTGAAGGCGACATTCGCGCGCAGGTGGCGCAGTGCTTCGCCAATTTGGCCGATGTGCTGGCCGCCGCCGGCGCTACGTTCAGTCAGATCATTAAGTATACAATTTTTGTGACCGATATCGATGTCTTCAACAATGAGACGCGCGACGTCCGGTTTCCTTTCTTTGTGGATCGTCCTGCAGCGACTCTTGTCGAAGTCAGAAGGTTGATCGACCCGAGAATGATGGTTGAAGTCGAAGCGGTTGCTTGTCTGGACTGA
- a CDS encoding RidA family protein, with protein MNTPINPPGMSSPKGFAHVVKSTHRTAVYVSGQVSYDADGKVVGVGDLAAQTRQVYENIQKALTAAGASMSDVVKTVLFVRDLSPEKAVIIREVRQKFFGPGETPASTMVGVGSLARPELLLEVEAIAMRD; from the coding sequence ATGAATACGCCGATTAATCCGCCCGGAATGTCGAGCCCGAAAGGTTTTGCCCACGTCGTCAAATCGACGCACCGCACGGCGGTCTATGTATCGGGCCAAGTCTCCTACGATGCGGACGGTAAGGTGGTCGGCGTCGGAGATCTCGCGGCTCAGACCCGGCAGGTCTACGAGAACATTCAGAAGGCTCTGACTGCGGCGGGCGCGTCGATGTCAGACGTAGTCAAGACCGTGCTCTTTGTGCGCGATCTGTCGCCCGAGAAAGCTGTCATCATTCGCGAGGTCCGGCAGAAGTTTTTCGGTCCCGGTGAAACGCCGGCGAGCACGATGGTCGGAGTGGGTTCATTGGCGCGGCCCGAGCTTCTTCTTGAAGTCGAAGCCATCGCGATGCGGGACTAA
- a CDS encoding branched-chain amino acid ABC transporter permease, with product MTELLIISTLNGLLYGMLLFLIASGLTVVYSMLGVLNFAHAGFYMLGAFVAYQISRWTDFWIALFVAPIVVGAFGAAVEHFGLRRVHRNGHLAELLFTFGLAFVIEEVVQMIWGKDPVDYRGPSALDFPAFYVNSLTYPAYKVFMFAIAIAIFVALLLVIKKTRIGLIVQASLTHPLMVSQLGHNVDRIFMVVFGVGTGLAALAGVIAGPILQTQSTMAGSLIAMLFVIVVVGGLGSLPGAFIASLGIGLIQTFAVSVNSSLASAFGPLARSHGGSILADVWNVSVAQVAPIIPYALLILVLMFRPMGLMGRRDV from the coding sequence ATGACCGAGCTGCTAATTATTTCGACCCTCAACGGTCTCTTGTACGGAATGCTTCTCTTCCTGATTGCGAGCGGTCTGACGGTCGTTTACAGCATGCTCGGCGTGCTCAACTTCGCGCATGCGGGCTTCTACATGCTCGGCGCTTTTGTCGCCTATCAGATTAGCCGCTGGACGGATTTCTGGATCGCGCTTTTTGTCGCTCCGATCGTGGTCGGTGCTTTCGGTGCCGCCGTCGAGCATTTCGGGCTTCGAAGAGTTCATAGGAACGGCCATTTGGCCGAACTTCTGTTTACGTTTGGACTGGCCTTTGTCATCGAAGAAGTCGTGCAGATGATCTGGGGCAAGGATCCCGTCGACTATCGCGGGCCATCGGCTTTGGATTTTCCGGCCTTCTATGTGAATTCGCTGACTTACCCCGCTTACAAGGTGTTCATGTTTGCAATCGCAATCGCAATTTTCGTTGCGCTGCTGCTCGTGATAAAGAAGACGCGGATCGGATTGATCGTTCAGGCGTCCCTGACGCATCCCTTGATGGTCAGCCAGCTCGGGCATAACGTCGATCGAATCTTCATGGTCGTTTTTGGCGTGGGTACGGGACTTGCTGCATTGGCCGGCGTCATCGCAGGACCGATTCTCCAGACTCAATCAACAATGGCCGGCTCACTCATTGCTATGCTGTTCGTGATCGTCGTGGTCGGTGGATTGGGATCTCTGCCCGGTGCATTCATCGCGTCGCTGGGGATTGGCCTCATCCAGACGTTTGCCGTATCGGTCAATAGCTCATTAGCGTCTGCTTTCGGTCCGCTCGCAAGATCTCATGGCGGATCGATATTGGCCGATGTGTGGAACGTCTCTGTCGCGCAGGTCGCGCCCATTATTCCCTACGCGCTGCTCATACTGGTCCTGATGTTCAGACCCATGGGCCTGATGGGAAGGCGTGACGTATGA
- a CDS encoding IclR family transcriptional regulator, with protein sequence MSRIGRPAKRNRAAYEEDRRFVSALARGLDVLRCFSASREWLPNKEIARLTGLPKTTISRLTFTLTALGYLRYSSERELYALDLPVLGLGHRALAHFEVGRIARPFMQELADSAMAAVSLGVRHGDVVIYVAHCRSSAPLTVGLDIGARLPLAKSIIGRAILCGMTEEARQAALAASDAERKHDLGQIKIARAEFSQHGFVMSDEKDDVGVVAVPLQIDGSRDLLGLNCGGPAASLTRDRLLREIGPQLGDTAERIKAAVRSRLDI encoded by the coding sequence ATGAGCAGGATCGGCAGGCCGGCCAAGAGGAACCGAGCAGCTTATGAGGAGGACCGGCGTTTCGTCTCGGCGCTGGCGCGGGGACTCGACGTCCTCCGATGCTTCTCGGCGAGCCGGGAATGGTTACCGAACAAGGAAATCGCGCGACTGACGGGATTACCCAAAACCACGATCTCGCGACTGACATTCACGCTGACCGCGCTGGGTTACCTTCGATATTCGTCCGAGCGGGAGCTCTACGCTCTTGATCTGCCTGTGCTTGGTCTCGGCCACCGCGCGCTGGCTCATTTTGAGGTGGGCCGCATTGCGAGGCCTTTCATGCAGGAACTGGCTGATAGCGCCATGGCCGCGGTTTCGCTGGGCGTGCGCCATGGCGACGTCGTTATCTACGTTGCTCACTGCAGATCATCGGCTCCGCTCACTGTAGGGCTTGACATCGGCGCAAGGCTTCCGCTGGCAAAGTCGATTATCGGGCGGGCAATTCTGTGCGGAATGACGGAAGAAGCACGCCAGGCGGCTCTCGCGGCTTCGGACGCCGAACGCAAGCATGATCTCGGTCAGATCAAAATCGCTCGTGCGGAGTTCTCCCAGCACGGTTTCGTCATGTCCGATGAGAAGGACGATGTTGGCGTTGTAGCCGTGCCTTTGCAGATCGACGGCAGCCGGGATCTGCTCGGCCTGAATTGCGGTGGTCCGGCCGCTTCCCTCACGCGCGATCGCTTGCTTCGGGAAATTGGCCCTCAACTGGGCGATACGGCAGAGAGGATAAAAGCTGCCGTTCGCTCGCGGCTGGACATTTGA
- a CDS encoding 3-hydroxyacyl-CoA dehydrogenase family protein, protein MVSHDSSEGRVNLTLAGRAFAPSKSRIVLIGGGVMGPGIALSFADAGFEVDLCDTSPSALEAGMQALRDAQQLKIDLGLSPEGSLEAVCSRVSAHTFVDQILADTALVIEAVSENRAVKAAVFEKIGAFAPRDAVIWSNTSTLNVFELAGPSVIERLLVAHWFAPPHIMPLVEVVASEQTRIGLQDEAIAILSALGKVPVALNKFIPGFIINRLLRALGREAFHMIETGVITPAALDIAVRTSLAPRMQLLGVMQRYDYTGLNLSLRNLRDPDILDAPVDREPASITKLVAEGHHGVTTGRGFYDYGERSNLQLLRERDARLWRIVQSLGDLVANPEPI, encoded by the coding sequence GTGGTCAGCCATGACAGTTCAGAGGGACGGGTCAACCTGACCCTTGCGGGGCGAGCGTTCGCGCCCAGTAAATCCCGAATCGTCCTCATCGGCGGCGGCGTGATGGGTCCCGGGATCGCTCTTAGTTTTGCAGATGCGGGATTTGAAGTCGACCTTTGCGACACAAGCCCTTCCGCGCTTGAAGCGGGAATGCAGGCCCTGCGCGATGCGCAGCAATTGAAGATCGATCTGGGTTTGAGTCCGGAAGGCTCGCTGGAGGCTGTCTGCAGCCGCGTTTCGGCACACACGTTTGTTGATCAGATTCTTGCAGATACGGCGCTCGTGATCGAAGCCGTATCCGAGAACAGGGCCGTCAAGGCGGCGGTCTTTGAGAAGATCGGTGCTTTTGCTCCGCGCGATGCCGTGATCTGGAGCAACACATCCACATTGAACGTTTTCGAGTTGGCGGGGCCATCCGTCATCGAGCGATTGTTGGTGGCTCACTGGTTTGCGCCGCCTCACATTATGCCTCTTGTGGAAGTTGTCGCTTCCGAGCAGACAAGAATCGGCTTGCAGGACGAAGCCATCGCGATTCTGTCCGCGCTGGGAAAAGTCCCTGTTGCGCTGAACAAGTTCATTCCCGGATTTATCATCAATCGACTGTTGCGCGCGCTCGGCCGCGAAGCGTTTCATATGATCGAAACCGGCGTGATCACGCCAGCGGCGTTGGACATTGCAGTACGGACAAGTCTTGCGCCGCGCATGCAGTTGCTCGGCGTCATGCAGCGTTACGATTACACCGGATTGAATTTGAGCCTCCGAAATCTGCGCGACCCGGATATCCTCGATGCGCCTGTCGATCGCGAACCAGCCTCCATCACAAAACTCGTTGCCGAGGGCCACCATGGCGTAACGACCGGCCGCGGCTTCTACGATTACGGCGAGCGATCCAATTTGCAGTTGCTGAGAGAGCGCGACGCCCGGCTTTGGCGCATCGTTCAATCTCTCGGGGACCTGGTCGCAAATCCTGAACCCATCTGA
- a CDS encoding branched-chain amino acid ABC transporter permease — protein sequence MIWLIAAAVVAGLPLVFSSAGAISTLNLVCISIVFALSYNMLLGQTGMLSFGHAVYYGLGAFFAIHAMNAIPRLGLPVPLIVVPIVGGVAGLVFAAAIGWVATKRSGTVFSMISLGVSELAVSAALILVSFFGGDDGVSTDRTKLPPFFGATFSTQLEVYYLVAAWSLLAVLMMFAITRTPFGRMCNAVRDNAERTQFVGYDPHVIRYMAFCFAGLFAGIAGALASLSFESANFTDLGWTKSASVIFSSFIGGTGTFFGPVIGAIVVTYLSLSLSDYTSVWQLYFGLLFISVVVYAPGGIGGIILYHLRLSRAGALAGMMRAYLWVLIPVASVLAGAILALEFVVHRLLGETASISVLGLKLAISSPSIPVVSIILIGIGAVILKKIWKFLEEARSTAEHLAQERGVLL from the coding sequence ATGATCTGGCTGATCGCCGCGGCGGTGGTAGCCGGCTTGCCGCTGGTATTCTCGTCGGCCGGTGCGATCAGTACACTGAATCTCGTTTGCATAAGCATCGTCTTTGCCCTCTCGTATAATATGCTGCTTGGGCAAACGGGAATGCTGTCATTCGGCCACGCCGTCTACTACGGCTTGGGCGCGTTCTTCGCGATTCATGCGATGAATGCCATTCCTCGACTTGGCTTGCCGGTTCCTCTCATAGTGGTGCCGATAGTGGGCGGGGTCGCAGGCCTCGTCTTCGCTGCCGCCATCGGATGGGTAGCTACAAAGCGCAGCGGGACGGTGTTCTCCATGATTTCGCTCGGCGTCAGTGAGCTGGCGGTATCGGCGGCCCTGATTCTCGTCAGCTTCTTCGGCGGCGACGATGGCGTCAGCACGGATAGAACAAAATTGCCGCCGTTCTTTGGTGCCACCTTTTCCACTCAACTTGAGGTGTATTACCTTGTCGCGGCGTGGTCGCTTCTCGCCGTACTGATGATGTTTGCTATTACGCGAACTCCATTCGGGCGCATGTGCAATGCCGTACGGGACAATGCAGAACGCACTCAGTTCGTCGGATACGATCCCCATGTCATCAGGTACATGGCGTTCTGCTTTGCTGGCCTCTTTGCAGGGATTGCGGGAGCGCTCGCGTCACTCAGCTTTGAAAGTGCTAACTTCACCGACCTGGGCTGGACGAAGTCGGCATCGGTAATCTTCTCATCGTTCATCGGTGGAACAGGAACGTTTTTCGGTCCCGTCATCGGTGCGATTGTCGTGACCTACCTATCTCTCTCCCTCAGCGATTACACGTCAGTCTGGCAGCTGTATTTCGGCCTTCTGTTCATCTCGGTGGTTGTTTATGCGCCGGGCGGAATTGGAGGGATCATCCTTTATCATTTGCGGCTCTCAAGGGCCGGTGCGTTGGCCGGCATGATGCGAGCATACCTGTGGGTGCTGATTCCAGTCGCGAGTGTTTTGGCTGGAGCGATACTGGCGCTTGAGTTTGTAGTCCATCGTTTGCTGGGTGAGACCGCTTCGATCTCAGTCCTCGGATTGAAGCTCGCAATTTCGAGCCCTTCAATTCCCGTGGTTTCGATCATATTGATCGGAATCGGTGCTGTTATCTTAAAGAAAATCTGGAAATTCTTGGAGGAGGCGCGGTCAACGGCCGAACATCTTGCTCAAGAGCGCGGAGTTCTACTATGA
- a CDS encoding LysR family transcriptional regulator, which produces MQERIRIGEEISFRKLEIFLAYMKAGNFSAASGQLGISPVSVHRAIHSLQEGVRCNLFIHKGRELVPTEAAFVFARVATEVLDRMESGIDAAREAAGYASNKLRIGSLYSLTSHMMPEIIKSVASRKPNLQCELVLGRSKLDLLPKLRDGGLDAVFCEVTDAPDLLSIPIFDDRVYFAAPQNSRYSNLPEIDLSECSGERVVTLKDGLFTVANLTEKFPQFRPTYAMEVVDIFTLMNLIASGVACALAPGRICKMYEHLVDFIPLVKSQQVFQTMGVSFLASRERDPNLLALCAVVRGYIRRTQLPI; this is translated from the coding sequence ATGCAAGAACGCATTCGCATTGGTGAAGAAATCTCCTTCCGCAAGCTGGAAATCTTCCTGGCTTACATGAAAGCCGGAAACTTCTCGGCGGCATCGGGGCAGCTTGGAATTAGTCCGGTAAGCGTTCACCGGGCAATTCACTCGCTTCAGGAAGGAGTTCGGTGCAACCTTTTCATTCATAAAGGGCGTGAACTGGTTCCGACCGAGGCGGCATTCGTGTTTGCGCGTGTGGCGACGGAAGTTCTCGATCGAATGGAAAGCGGCATTGATGCCGCCCGGGAGGCCGCCGGCTACGCATCCAACAAACTGCGAATTGGCTCGCTCTACTCGCTGACGAGCCACATGATGCCGGAGATCATCAAGTCGGTTGCATCGAGAAAACCGAACCTTCAGTGCGAACTCGTTCTAGGCCGCTCGAAACTGGACCTGCTGCCCAAGCTCAGGGATGGAGGACTGGATGCGGTGTTCTGCGAAGTCACTGACGCTCCGGACCTCCTCTCGATTCCCATCTTCGACGACAGGGTCTATTTTGCGGCTCCACAGAATTCCAGATACTCGAACCTCCCGGAGATCGATCTTAGCGAATGCTCGGGTGAGCGGGTTGTAACTCTCAAGGACGGCCTGTTCACCGTCGCAAATCTGACGGAAAAGTTTCCGCAGTTCCGTCCAACCTATGCGATGGAAGTCGTCGACATTTTCACCCTAATGAATCTTATCGCCAGCGGTGTCGCCTGCGCGCTGGCTCCAGGGCGAATTTGCAAGATGTACGAACATCTCGTCGACTTCATTCCTCTTGTGAAGAGCCAGCAGGTTTTCCAGACGATGGGCGTGTCTTTCCTGGCATCTCGTGAGCGAGATCCGAACCTGCTGGCACTTTGTGCCGTTGTCCGCGGCTATATTCGTCGAACGCAACTGCCGATTTGA
- a CDS encoding ABC transporter ATP-binding protein → MLKVDGLHAYYGKSHILQGVDLTIGSGEVVSLLGRNGVGRSTFVKSVIGQVAPKGSIRFKGNEIAGLPSYRIANLGLGYVPENRDIFPTLTVRENLVLGQKSGKKSVRWNLEEMLGMFPNLQQRADTAAGVLSGGEKQMLTMCRTLLGDPDLIMIDEPTEGLAPLIVQQIGELIADVARRGVSILLVEQKLSIAMKISHRLYVMGHGKIVFEGTPDDLRRDKSISREWLEV, encoded by the coding sequence ATTCTCAAAGTCGATGGGCTGCATGCCTATTATGGAAAGAGCCACATTCTCCAGGGAGTTGATTTGACGATTGGCTCAGGCGAAGTTGTCAGTCTGCTTGGCCGGAATGGCGTAGGGCGATCGACCTTTGTAAAGTCTGTTATTGGACAAGTCGCGCCGAAGGGATCCATCAGGTTTAAAGGCAACGAAATCGCCGGTCTTCCTAGCTATCGGATTGCGAACCTTGGTCTCGGATATGTGCCGGAGAACCGGGATATTTTCCCAACATTAACGGTTCGGGAGAACCTCGTTCTCGGTCAGAAATCCGGGAAGAAATCCGTGCGCTGGAATCTGGAAGAGATGCTCGGCATGTTCCCAAATTTGCAGCAACGCGCGGATACGGCTGCCGGGGTCTTATCCGGCGGCGAGAAGCAAATGCTGACCATGTGCCGGACCCTGCTCGGCGATCCTGACCTGATCATGATTGATGAACCGACCGAGGGACTCGCTCCCCTTATAGTTCAGCAGATCGGAGAACTCATCGCCGACGTCGCGCGCCGTGGTGTGTCTATCTTGCTGGTCGAGCAAAAGCTGTCGATCGCGATGAAAATATCCCACCGGCTTTATGTAATGGGCCACGGGAAGATCGTTTTCGAAGGCACTCCGGATGATCTTCGGCGGGATAAAAGCATCTCTCGGGAGTGGCTCGAGGTATAG